The genome window AAACCTTTGTGCCACAACACATAGTCACTAAGCGGGTAGGAGGTGATGACCACCGCGCCCTGATCGGAGGATGCGTGCAGCAGATGAATTCGACCGTCTGGATGCCGTGTCGCCAAGCCAACATGTTTCATATCCAGTCCCGGACGGGCCGCCGTGAGCATGATAATGTCACCCTCGCGGAGTTGCGATTCCGCCTGCCGGATGCTCTTGCTGGGGATGAAATAAAAGGATTGCTGGCTAATGGACGCTTCGGCCAGCGCGACCTGTTTCAGAATGGCCGGGTCGATCAGGCGGGGATATTTATACGTTGCCGTTGTCATGTACGACAAGGGTTTCGCCACCGAAAGGCTACCGGGTAATTCTTTGGTCACATCCGTCAGTAGCCCTTTTCGTTCGTTGTCGCGGAGCCAATCCGAGAAGTAGTGCAGCCGACTGGCATACCCATTGATGAGTCCGTCGCGGTAGCGGAGTTTGGTCAAAAACGTGCGAAATGACTGATCTAGTAAAACGGCATTGGTTGATTTGTCGGCCAGGTCGTGCCAGGCCAGCGTAAGGGCCAGTACCGTTTCCAGGTAGGTCGTGCAATCGAATTCGCGCATATTGACGACCAGCTGTTCGGTTGGGCTGGCATCGAGCGTGTGCGGTACGTAGGGACGTCCCAGAAACTGTCTGCCGATGTTCACCGCCGTTTCAGAGGGCGTCTTGCCACCTACGATGGGTATTGTTTTCAACTCGTTAGGCACCAGTTCCTGAGCTAACAGAACGGGTGACACCAATAGTAGACTAAGCGCAGTAATCAGTTTTATCATTGAATGAAGCGTGTGATAACGTATTGATAGGGATGGTGTACCGCGCGAAAACCAGTACGGATTATTTTATTTCCAGAATCAGGACACCACGCGGGGGAAGTGACAGGGACATGCCTTCCTGACCGACGGTTTCGAATTCGGTATCAGTCAGAAACATATCCGTCAGGGTGTAGGTTTTGGTGGGCTCCAAACCCATCACGCCGAATGCATGCTGCGGTATTCGGACGGACGTTTCGTAGGTTGTCGTCGCCGAGAAGTTACAAACAATCAACAACTTCTGCCGGTCGGTATAACGCAGATAACTGTATAGCTGATGCGCATCGTATCCCGTACTCTGGCCATTGTCGTTGGCGTATTGCAAATCGTAAAAGTACCCGTTCTGAATCGCATCGGAACAGTTGACCAGATGGTTCAACTGCTGATAGAAGGCCCGGAGTTTTTGCTGATCGTCGGTTAGGCCACTTCCATCGTAGCGTCCGTTGTTGATCCAGCCCTGCCAGTCGGGTAAGCCCCAGTAATCGAAAATGGTCGTGCGCCCATCATCACCGCTAAAGCCCTCGACACCTTCTGCCCGAACGCCTACTTCCTGCCCAAAATAGAGCAGATAAGGGCCATTGTGCATCGTTGCCGATAGGGTCATGCCCGGTACAGCGGCCCAGGGATCATTGGTAAAGAACCGGGAGGCAATCCGCTGTTCATCGTGCGTTTCCAGAAACCGGAGCATGTGCTGCGCGTAGTCGCCGGATTGCTGCTGCCAGACGCGCGTGAGCTCATAACACGAGCCGTGGCCCTCCATAAGTGCCCGAACGGCATCGTAAAGGCCAACTTTATCGTACAGGTAATCGAAACCACCGTCAAAAATAAAGGACCGGTACAAACCCGGATCATAGATTTCCGCGATGAAAATCAGGCGGGGGTATTGTTGTTTGACGCGGCTAATCGCCCATTTCCAGAACTCGACCGGCACCAGATGGGCCATGTCGCAGCGGAATCCATCGACTCCTTTTTTTGCCCAGAACAGGAGCACATCGAGCATCTGATTCCAGGTTGCTGGAACCGGATTAAAATTCAGGCTACCGTCGAAAATATTGTACCCGTAATTCAGCTTAACCGTCTCGTACCAATCGTTGATATCGGGCGTGGCCGTGATGGAACCGCTGCCCGTAACTTTGGCCGGAAATTCATGCAGGGCCGGCACCGATCCACGATCCTGCGCGTAGCGACTGGCGTCGGGGCCTACGAACGTTTCGCCGGGCAAATAGTAAAAATTATTGTTGGGCGCAAACCGTACCGACGTGTCGTCGTTTTCGCCCAGATCGATCACTCCAGAGGGTTTGGTGTCGGAAGCGTATTGACGGGCTACGTGATTTGGTACGAAATCGATGATCGCCTTTAATCCGTGAACGTGTGTACGCTCGATAAGAGCCTCAAACTCGGCCATTCGGTTTGGCACATCGACGGCTAGGTCGGGGTCAATGTCATAATAATCCTTGACGGCGTAGGGCGAACCCGCACGACCCTTTACCACGGCCGGATCGTCGGGGCGAATACCGAACGCTGAGTAATCGGTTTGGGTCGCGTGTTCGATAACCCCCGTATACCAGATATGCGATGTGCCCAGCCGTTTGATGGACCGCAAGGCTTCGTCATTGATGTCATTTAGTTTGCCAACACCATTCTCATCACGAGTGCCATTGGGGCGATTTGTGGTATTCTGATTACCAAACAAGCGCGTAAAAATCTGGTAAATAATCAATTTGTCCATTACTGGAACAATAGAGGTCGTATTCATTGGCGCCGGCTGAGTGTATGTTACGAATGGGGTTGTGTTGGGACTGCAAAATTATGGCCTTTTTCGGTGAAAAAATTGGGTTATAATTGCGTTCTTGTTGCATTATTTCCCGATCATTTCGGTGCAGAAGGCTTAAACAGAAATCGATTACGATGAGAAGGTTTATTTTACTGATGTTGCTGTTAGGCAACATGACGCTGGCTAACGCGCAAAATGCTCAGATTCAACGCGTGAATCCGACCAATTGGTGGGTTGGCATGAAGAACCCAAACCTACAGCTTCTGGTCTATGGGCCTAATGCCGGAACGCTGGCTTATACGGTAAATTATCCGGGTGTCAGGCTGGTGAAGACGCATACGGTCGATAATCCAAACTACGCATTTCTGGACCTGACCGTTTCGTCTACCGCGAAACCCGGCACACTCCAGCTCGTTGGCAAGCGGGGTAGCCAGACGCTGACCCAGCCGTTTGAGCTTAAAGCCCGCGACAAATCGTCGAAGGGAGCGGGTGTTACGGCTGCCGATTTTATTTACCTCATCATGCCTGATCGCTTTGCCAACGGTGACCCGGCCAATGACAAATTTGCCGATATGGCTGATCCGAATGCTGACCGGACCAATCCGTTCTACCGCCACGGAGGTGATCTTGACGGGGCGGCTCGACGGATCAACTATGTAAAAGATATGGGCGCTACGGCCATCTGGTTTACACCCTTACTGGAAAATAACCAGCCGCTTACCAACGAAGGCGGATCGATGCGATCGGCATACCACGGCTACGGGTTCACCGATCATTACAACATCGACCGACGGTTTGGCGGTAACGAAGCCTATACGTCGTTTATAAATAAGGCACATGCTGCCGGCCTGAAGGTCGTTCAGGATGCGGTTTACAATCACGTGGGCATCAACCACTGGTTTATCAAAGACATGCCCAGCAAAGACTGGGTACACCAGTGGCCGACCTACACCAATACATCGTATAAACAACAGCCCATTACCGATCCGCATGCCTCAATGATCGATCGTAAAGTCACGGTTGATGGCTGGTTTGTGCCTTTTCTGCCCGACCTGAATCAGAACAATCCGTACGTGGCTAATTTCCTGATTCAACATGCGATCTGGACCGTCGAAAAGTTTGGGATAGATGCCTGGCGCGTAGATACGTACTTGTACAACGACATGCCGTTCATGAATCGCTGCAATCAGGCATTGATGGACCAGTACCCAAACATTCTTATTTTTGGTGAGTCCTCCGTCAGCAATGTGATCGATCAGGCTTATTATGTCCGGAATAAAATTGACTTTCCGTTCAAGTCGAATCAGCCTGGCGGACTCGACTTTGTGCTGTTCAACGCGATCACGAACAACGCGCTGAAACAAAAGAATAGAGAAGCCTTCCCAATCTATGAAACGCTGGCGCAGGATGCTGTTTATGTAGACCCGACCAAGCTGGTCACGTTTCTGGACAACCACGACCTGGACCGCTATTTTTCGGTCATTGGCGAAGATTACGACAAATACAAGATCGGCCTGACCTGGTTGCTGACAACACGCGGGATTCCGTCCATGTACTATGGTACAGAAATTCTGATGAAGAACTTTAAAGATCCGTCGGATGCCGAAGTGCGTCGGGATTTTCCGGGCGGATTCGCGGGCGATAAAGAGAATAAATTTGAGACGGCTGGCCGTACGGACCGCGAAAATGAAGCGTTTCAGTTCGTGCGGAAACTGGCTACGTACCGGCGCGACAATCCGGTTATGCACACGGGCAAACTGATGCAGTTTCTACCCCAGGATGGCACGTATGTTTACTTCCGTTACGATGGTACGAAAACGGTGATGATCGCTACCAATACGGGTGATAAAGATATCTCGCTCGATACGGTCCGATTTGCGGAACGAATGAATGGATTTACATCGGCTCGTGATGTGATGACCGATGCCACTCTTTCGGACCTGAAACTCATTAAACTGCCGGCAAAAACGGCGTTGGTGCTGGAGTTGAGGAAGTAGTATTGAGTCACCCCCGGCCCCTCTCCCGTTTTGGGAGAGGGGCCGGGGGTGAGGGGAATCACACCGATGCTTGGGCGGGCTCATAGAGCTTGTACCAGTCGATATGCCGGGTTAGATACATCGTCACGCCGAGAATCAGCAGGAGGCCCGCGCTACCCAGTAGCAACGAATAATCTTCGAGTTGAAGTAATAAATAAAAGAACCCGTAGAGCAGTGCCAGAATGGTACTGAACAGAATTGTCAACCGGCTGTTGCGGAACACATACCGTACGTAGAATGTGATCAGGGTCAGGATAATGCAACCACCGATCAGGTACGACCAATCGAAGGGAATATGCTCGGAAATGGCGAGCAGCAACAGATAGAACAGGCAGATAGCGAAGCCGACCAGTAGGTATTGAACCGGGTGAATACGACGACGGTCGAGGATTTCGATAAAGAAAAACGAGACGAATGTCAGCACGACGAACAGAATGCCATATTTGGCCGAGCGCATCGTCTTTTGGTATTCATCGACCGGAACCAATAATTTGACGCCAAACGAGGGAAGTTCTGCTTTTGAGTCCATGCTGGCGGATGCCAAAAAATTGCCTATGCCCTGCTGTGGAAAGTTCCGGTTAAACTCCAGTATTTTCCACGATGCCGCAAAACCCTGTGATGTTATGGTTCGGTTATCGGGCAGAAAAGAGCCCGTAAAACTTGGCGTTGGCCAGGGCGAACGCAGACTTACGCGTGTTTCCTTGCCGAAAGGAAGAAAACTCAGTTCGGTGCTCCCGTTCAGGTTAAGTTTGGACTCAAAGCGATACTTATCAGCATCCAGTTTGAGCGGAACACTTACACCCGAAGGCACGATATCACTCGTGGGAATGCCCGGCTGAGCGGGTAGCACGTTGCCATTGATGCTAAAGTTAATGGCATTGCGAATGCCTTTCATGTCGCTGATTCCCAGTGATAGAAAGGCATTGTCCCAACGGGGTGTGCCCGGAACCAGCCCAAGTGATTCCACTGACGGTTTTTTAAAGCTTCCCCGGATTGTCAGGTGCGTGTTGTACAGCATAACGACAAAAATACCCCGATTCCGTTTTTCGGGTTTAACCTCGCCGTCAAACTGTAGCTCATCGGGCAAGAAGTGAAGGAACGTGGTCTGGACCTGCGCAATGCCCTTGTCGTTCCGGGTAACCACTTCGTAAGGAACCGATAAGATCGGTCCACCAATCACCTGCTTGCCCCCCCATTTGCTACTGACCTCGTCTATGGCCGCATTGCGGGTCATTTCCCGTTCCACGATCAGCGACTGGAGCATGCTGGTCGGGATGAGTAAAACCAGGATGAGAAAACCAAGCACGAACACTTTAAGCATCGTAGACGTACGAAGCCAATGATTGACACGGTCGAACAAAGAGACAGGCGATTCGGAGGTTGGTAGATGGTCCATAGTAATTTGATTGAAAGTACTTTGTATTGCAAAGTAAATCAAACTGATTTGATATTTCCAACGGTTTGGCGAAATATAGTGGCATCCAGCGACGCGATCTTACTTGAAAGACTGTAATCCGTAAAAGTTAGGCGCTTGGATTGACTGAGCAATTATCGTTGTGTTAGGTCAATCAACGCGGATAGGGTGGCAGCAGCAGCGCAAATCTGCCTACATTTGCGCTCCATCTATTGACTGGAAACCCATGAAACCCATCAAAGCATTTCTTTTCGATCTCGACGGTGTGATTGTCGAC of Spirosoma agri contains these proteins:
- the creD gene encoding cell envelope integrity protein CreD, which codes for MDHLPTSESPVSLFDRVNHWLRTSTMLKVFVLGFLILVLLIPTSMLQSLIVEREMTRNAAIDEVSSKWGGKQVIGGPILSVPYEVVTRNDKGIAQVQTTFLHFLPDELQFDGEVKPEKRNRGIFVVMLYNTHLTIRGSFKKPSVESLGLVPGTPRWDNAFLSLGISDMKGIRNAINFSINGNVLPAQPGIPTSDIVPSGVSVPLKLDADKYRFESKLNLNGSTELSFLPFGKETRVSLRSPWPTPSFTGSFLPDNRTITSQGFAASWKILEFNRNFPQQGIGNFLASASMDSKAELPSFGVKLLVPVDEYQKTMRSAKYGILFVVLTFVSFFFIEILDRRRIHPVQYLLVGFAICLFYLLLLAISEHIPFDWSYLIGGCIILTLITFYVRYVFRNSRLTILFSTILALLYGFFYLLLQLEDYSLLLGSAGLLLILGVTMYLTRHIDWYKLYEPAQASV
- a CDS encoding N-acetylmuramoyl-L-alanine amidase-like domain-containing protein, translating into MIKLITALSLLLVSPVLLAQELVPNELKTIPIVGGKTPSETAVNIGRQFLGRPYVPHTLDASPTEQLVVNMREFDCTTYLETVLALTLAWHDLADKSTNAVLLDQSFRTFLTKLRYRDGLINGYASRLHYFSDWLRDNERKGLLTDVTKELPGSLSVAKPLSYMTTATYKYPRLIDPAILKQVALAEASISQQSFYFIPSKSIRQAESQLREGDIIMLTAARPGLDMKHVGLATRHPDGRIHLLHASSDQGAVVITSYPLSDYVLWHKGLSGIRVARLRPATGLATAVVQVGEVAK
- a CDS encoding alpha-amylase family glycosyl hydrolase translates to MNTTSIVPVMDKLIIYQIFTRLFGNQNTTNRPNGTRDENGVGKLNDINDEALRSIKRLGTSHIWYTGVIEHATQTDYSAFGIRPDDPAVVKGRAGSPYAVKDYYDIDPDLAVDVPNRMAEFEALIERTHVHGLKAIIDFVPNHVARQYASDTKPSGVIDLGENDDTSVRFAPNNNFYYLPGETFVGPDASRYAQDRGSVPALHEFPAKVTGSGSITATPDINDWYETVKLNYGYNIFDGSLNFNPVPATWNQMLDVLLFWAKKGVDGFRCDMAHLVPVEFWKWAISRVKQQYPRLIFIAEIYDPGLYRSFIFDGGFDYLYDKVGLYDAVRALMEGHGSCYELTRVWQQQSGDYAQHMLRFLETHDEQRIASRFFTNDPWAAVPGMTLSATMHNGPYLLYFGQEVGVRAEGVEGFSGDDGRTTIFDYWGLPDWQGWINNGRYDGSGLTDDQQKLRAFYQQLNHLVNCSDAIQNGYFYDLQYANDNGQSTGYDAHQLYSYLRYTDRQKLLIVCNFSATTTYETSVRIPQHAFGVMGLEPTKTYTLTDMFLTDTEFETVGQEGMSLSLPPRGVLILEIK
- a CDS encoding alpha-amylase family glycosyl hydrolase — translated: MRRFILLMLLLGNMTLANAQNAQIQRVNPTNWWVGMKNPNLQLLVYGPNAGTLAYTVNYPGVRLVKTHTVDNPNYAFLDLTVSSTAKPGTLQLVGKRGSQTLTQPFELKARDKSSKGAGVTAADFIYLIMPDRFANGDPANDKFADMADPNADRTNPFYRHGGDLDGAARRINYVKDMGATAIWFTPLLENNQPLTNEGGSMRSAYHGYGFTDHYNIDRRFGGNEAYTSFINKAHAAGLKVVQDAVYNHVGINHWFIKDMPSKDWVHQWPTYTNTSYKQQPITDPHASMIDRKVTVDGWFVPFLPDLNQNNPYVANFLIQHAIWTVEKFGIDAWRVDTYLYNDMPFMNRCNQALMDQYPNILIFGESSVSNVIDQAYYVRNKIDFPFKSNQPGGLDFVLFNAITNNALKQKNREAFPIYETLAQDAVYVDPTKLVTFLDNHDLDRYFSVIGEDYDKYKIGLTWLLTTRGIPSMYYGTEILMKNFKDPSDAEVRRDFPGGFAGDKENKFETAGRTDRENEAFQFVRKLATYRRDNPVMHTGKLMQFLPQDGTYVYFRYDGTKTVMIATNTGDKDISLDTVRFAERMNGFTSARDVMTDATLSDLKLIKLPAKTALVLELRK